One segment of Ipomoea triloba cultivar NCNSP0323 chromosome 12, ASM357664v1 DNA contains the following:
- the LOC115998818 gene encoding dnaJ homolog subfamily C member 17-like has protein sequence MNCDHYAVLGLPPGEVGAKLSDKEIAKAYRIKALELHPDKRPNDPNAQTCFQKLKASYEILKDEKARKQFDDLLRRTTKRKSTNDAKREKMMSDLERAEMMSDHEKTGKEEEEERIWKKLREEIAEIRAKHKRKQEEELASMYAKRRRAAATPPMPPRWKEENEDGPWKSLERFQAYEDLVLRNMRRAAERQKMSTNGNGN, from the coding sequence ATGAATTGCGATCATTATGCAGTTTTAGGTTTACCCCCCGGCGAAGTTGGAGCCAAACTTTCCGATAAAGAGATAGCTAAAGCCTACCGTATAAAAGCTTTGGAGTTACATCCTGACAAAAGACCTAATGATCCTAATGCACAAACCTGCTTTCAGAAACTGAAGGCCTCCTACGAGATTCTCAAGGATGAGAAGGCCAGGAAACAGTTCGACGATCTGCTCCGTCGGACGACGAAACGCAAGTCTACCAATGATGCGAAGCGTGagaagatgatgtcagatctcGAAAGAGCGGAGATGATGTCAGATCATGAAAAAAcgggaaaagaagaagaagaagaacgtaTCTGGAAGAAACTGCGGGAGGAAATTGCAGAAATTCGTGCGAAGCATAAGAGAAAACAGGAAGAGGAATTAGCTTCCATGTATGCTAAAAGAAGACGCGCCGCCGCTACTCCGCCTATGCCGCCGCGTTGGAAGGAAGAGAACGAAGATGGACCGTGGAAGAGTCTTGAAAGGTTTCAGGCGTACGAAGATTTAGTGTTACGGAATATGAGAAGGGCTGCTGAGAGGCAAAAAATGAGTACTAATGGAAAtggaaattga